One window from the genome of Methanococcoides sp. AM1 encodes:
- the pheT gene encoding phenylalanine--tRNA ligase subunit beta codes for MPIITLQYEDLESLTRSDKDTIIDRVPMIGADIERIEKESIDIEFFPDRPDLYSVEGVARAMRGFMNIETGLCHYDVTPSDITIELDEHIGKVRPVLGCAVVRGINFTSSSIKSLMDLQESLHWGLGRNRKKVSIGVHDMANITPPFKYQAVDPDHKFVPLDFTEPMTMDEILAEHPKGVRFADILEGMEKYPLITDSKGDVLSFPPIINGTLTRVEESTTDLFIDVTGLGDAVYTALNIVVTSLAERGGKVGSVKIVYPDGTEKVTPDMTPRALKLPRSEIDELIGVEFTNEEIINELERMGFGAGLSDDGENFDIDVPSYRADILHNFDVIEDIAIGYGFDKIQSEFPKNATIGSAHPISLTRGAMREIMVSLGYSEVMPFTLTSQKVHFEWMCREETDDVTFVLHPISEDQTMVRTTILPNLMEIFSLNQHHELPQRIFEVGEVVVNAKNRLHLSAASIHAQANFTEIREVLDAVMRERDIPYEVTESTDPAFIEGRRADIIVDGKKVGVMGELYPGVIVNFGLGQPVVGFEIDMTE; via the coding sequence ATGCCAATAATTACCTTACAATATGAGGATCTGGAATCACTCACACGTTCAGACAAGGATACGATCATTGACCGTGTACCAATGATAGGTGCAGACATCGAACGTATTGAAAAAGAGTCCATAGACATTGAGTTCTTCCCTGACCGCCCTGACCTTTACAGTGTGGAAGGAGTAGCAAGGGCCATGCGCGGATTTATGAACATCGAAACCGGGCTTTGTCATTATGATGTAACACCGTCGGACATTACAATAGAACTTGATGAACATATAGGAAAAGTCCGCCCGGTACTTGGTTGTGCGGTTGTAAGGGGAATAAACTTCACATCCAGCTCTATCAAATCCCTGATGGACCTTCAGGAATCCCTTCACTGGGGACTTGGAAGGAACAGGAAGAAAGTTTCCATCGGTGTCCACGATATGGCAAATATCACTCCGCCATTCAAGTATCAGGCAGTTGACCCTGATCATAAATTCGTACCTCTTGATTTTACAGAACCAATGACAATGGATGAGATCCTTGCAGAACATCCAAAGGGAGTACGCTTTGCCGATATCCTTGAAGGAATGGAAAAGTACCCGTTGATAACCGATTCAAAGGGAGATGTCCTTTCATTCCCACCAATTATCAATGGAACCCTTACGAGAGTAGAAGAAAGCACCACGGACCTTTTCATTGATGTGACCGGCCTGGGAGATGCAGTCTACACTGCACTTAACATCGTAGTGACGTCACTTGCAGAGAGAGGCGGCAAGGTCGGATCGGTTAAGATCGTCTATCCGGATGGAACAGAAAAGGTCACTCCTGACATGACACCTCGCGCTCTCAAACTTCCAAGATCTGAGATCGATGAGCTTATAGGCGTGGAATTTACCAACGAAGAGATCATAAACGAGCTGGAAAGAATGGGATTCGGTGCAGGCCTTTCAGATGACGGAGAGAACTTTGACATAGATGTTCCGTCCTACAGGGCAGACATATTGCACAATTTCGATGTTATTGAGGATATTGCCATAGGATATGGCTTTGATAAGATCCAGAGTGAATTCCCAAAGAATGCCACCATCGGTAGCGCACACCCCATTTCCCTCACAAGGGGAGCAATGCGCGAGATAATGGTAAGCCTTGGATATTCCGAGGTCATGCCTTTTACGCTCACCAGCCAAAAAGTACACTTCGAATGGATGTGCCGTGAAGAGACAGATGATGTTACGTTCGTACTTCACCCTATAAGTGAAGACCAGACAATGGTCCGCACCACCATATTACCAAACCTCATGGAAATATTTTCCCTGAACCAGCACCATGAGCTTCCACAACGCATTTTTGAGGTAGGAGAAGTTGTTGTGAATGCAAAGAACAGGCTCCATCTTTCAGCTGCTTCAATTCATGCACAGGCAAACTTCACAGAGATCAGGGAAGTCCTGGACGCTGTGATGAGAGAAAGGGATATTCCATACGAAGTAACCGAATCAACTGATCCTGCATTTATCGAAGGCAGGCGTGCTGACATTATTGTCGATGGTAAGAAGGTCGGCGTAATGGGAGAACTCTACCCGGGAGTTATCGTCAACTTTGGTCTTGGACAGCCTGTTGTTGGTTTTGAGATCGATATGACAGAATGA
- a CDS encoding type II/IV secretion system ATPase subunit — MAKEAEENLNDDRLDGIEHADQKPVVGNDPDTTNEGEDLSENLSGFHDSNDISEDDLEAVILTPRSRPRKSIGSSPERKSFDNEADEELNILLPRYDKFSRPEFESGSSTQDRRSKDGYPNGFEPVSIDPEGFDQSLHEERTITETFPKTHIELTGEDSTDNKDVSDIHIVDELESRNKIADPEKANKGFEDAVEGNILKDSVSEDILQEDLLQEEHGSEDDEGIPAEKIGIVDKIKNLFRGENEEIEPYDPEVHGILSEFTGVEDYEEIDRYWTSEPYVFIVILYNEDRNDHIYYIVEPSLSDFEQVFLTEIKDRLHNELLVEDIDENKDKEEVLEKEIRDIIKDYAIEITPAMLEKVFYYIKRDFIRFGKIDPLMNDSSIEDISGNGHSKPIFLYHRSYQNIATNIIFEEKELDSFIIQLAQKSGKHISVADPMVDATMPDGSRIQMTLGVSVTTHGSTFTIRKFSEEPITPVDLLKWGTFSPECMAYLWLCIENNKSLIYAGGTASGKTSSLNAVSLFIPEKAKIISLEDTRELKLPHPNWIPGMTRDSFTADDRGSVDMYDLLKAALRQRPEYLLVGEVRGKEALTLFQAMSTGHTTFSTMHADSVPSAIHRLENPPISVPRNMIQALDIMCIQAQTYSMGKRVRRNLKVVEIIDIDPNTRNVRTNDVFVWDSSTDVFHRTGDSKALMDIRMRRGWGTMDVNRELTNRQRILEYMVDNDIKDFKQISGIINAYQSTPEKILKELDLL, encoded by the coding sequence ATGGCAAAAGAGGCAGAAGAAAATCTGAATGACGACAGGTTGGATGGCATTGAACATGCTGATCAGAAGCCTGTTGTAGGAAACGACCCTGATACGACGAATGAAGGAGAGGATCTTAGCGAGAACCTGTCCGGATTTCACGATAGTAATGATATTAGTGAAGATGATCTTGAAGCAGTTATTCTAACACCAAGGAGCAGACCAAGAAAAAGTATTGGTTCTTCCCCTGAAAGGAAAAGTTTTGATAATGAAGCTGATGAAGAACTTAATATCCTTCTGCCAAGATATGATAAATTTTCCCGTCCGGAATTCGAATCAGGATCCTCCACACAGGATCGGAGATCAAAAGATGGTTATCCCAATGGTTTTGAACCTGTTTCCATCGATCCGGAAGGGTTTGATCAATCGTTACACGAAGAGCGTACCATCACAGAAACGTTCCCAAAGACGCATATTGAGCTGACAGGGGAGGATAGCACTGATAACAAAGATGTCAGTGATATTCATATTGTCGATGAACTGGAAAGTAGAAATAAGATCGCTGATCCGGAAAAAGCCAACAAGGGCTTTGAAGATGCTGTCGAAGGGAATATTCTTAAAGATAGTGTTTCCGAAGATATCCTTCAGGAAGACTTACTTCAGGAAGAACATGGTTCTGAGGACGATGAAGGAATTCCAGCTGAAAAGATAGGTATTGTCGATAAAATAAAGAATCTCTTTAGAGGGGAGAATGAGGAGATTGAGCCTTATGACCCGGAAGTCCATGGGATCCTTTCTGAATTCACAGGAGTTGAGGACTATGAAGAAATTGATCGTTACTGGACCTCGGAACCATATGTTTTTATTGTCATTCTTTATAACGAGGATCGCAATGATCATATCTATTATATAGTCGAACCTTCACTTTCTGACTTTGAGCAGGTCTTCCTGACAGAGATAAAGGACCGTCTTCACAATGAGCTTCTGGTAGAAGATATTGATGAAAATAAAGACAAGGAAGAAGTGCTTGAAAAAGAGATACGTGACATCATCAAGGACTATGCTATCGAAATAACTCCTGCAATGCTTGAGAAGGTATTTTATTACATAAAGCGGGATTTCATCAGATTCGGCAAGATCGATCCACTGATGAATGATAGCTCAATAGAGGATATTTCCGGTAATGGACACAGTAAGCCGATCTTTCTTTATCATCGTTCATATCAGAACATTGCTACTAACATTATTTTTGAAGAAAAAGAACTTGATTCTTTCATTATCCAGCTTGCACAGAAGAGTGGGAAGCACATCTCAGTGGCAGATCCGATGGTCGATGCAACTATGCCGGATGGATCAAGGATACAGATGACACTGGGTGTCAGTGTTACAACCCATGGCAGTACATTTACGATAAGGAAGTTCAGTGAAGAGCCTATCACCCCGGTAGACCTCCTGAAATGGGGAACATTCTCTCCGGAATGTATGGCATATCTTTGGTTATGTATTGAGAATAACAAGAGCCTGATCTATGCTGGTGGTACCGCATCCGGTAAGACTTCTTCCCTGAATGCTGTATCTCTATTTATCCCTGAAAAGGCTAAGATCATAAGTCTTGAAGATACAAGGGAATTGAAATTGCCTCATCCTAATTGGATCCCGGGTATGACCAGAGATTCCTTCACAGCAGACGATCGTGGTTCTGTAGATATGTATGATCTTCTTAAAGCTGCATTACGTCAACGTCCGGAATATCTCCTTGTAGGAGAAGTCCGTGGTAAAGAAGCTCTGACATTGTTCCAGGCAATGTCCACAGGACATACAACTTTCTCGACAATGCATGCAGATTCAGTTCCTTCAGCTATCCACAGACTTGAGAACCCGCCCATCAGTGTACCGCGTAATATGATACAGGCACTGGATATTATGTGTATCCAGGCACAGACATATTCCATGGGCAAGCGTGTCAGAAGGAACCTGAAAGTGGTGGAGATCATTGACATTGATCCAAATACACGAAACGTCAGGACCAATGATGTTTTCGTGTGGGATTCTTCGACCGATGTCTTCCATAGAACAGGTGATTCAAAAGCTTTGATGGATATCCGTATGAGAAGAGGCTGGGGTACAATGGATGTCAACAGGGAATTGACAAACAGGCAGCGTATACTGGAATATATGGTTGACAATGATATTAAGGACTTTAAGCAGATCTCTGGTATCATTAATGCCTATCAATCCACACCGGAAAAAATCTTGAAGGAACTCGATCTGCTATAA
- a CDS encoding sulfite exporter TauE/SafE family protein, whose product MEPFFYIIIVLCLSILFSFLGMGGAIIYVPLLYWLGMDLLTAIAIALLLNVVTTFSASLTYIKKRMVDFHTAAPFIVSSAIAAPFGAFISQSVPDTTILSTFSLVVALAGITVIFSKRVGNTESEVKASRKARFIIGIILGLFIGTVAGMLGIGGGTFLVPILLLLGFGIKSAPATSALVVLFSSLSGFLSHIGSLQIDLSLLAAMGFTALVGGQLGSRLMYLRHDRLRSFFEKYFSKMLGIVLLLIAVMLQYSLIGK is encoded by the coding sequence ATGGAACCATTTTTTTATATCATAATTGTTTTATGCCTTTCCATTCTTTTTTCGTTCCTTGGAATGGGTGGCGCGATCATATATGTTCCTTTGCTGTACTGGCTTGGAATGGACCTTTTGACAGCGATTGCTATTGCATTGTTGTTAAACGTGGTGACCACATTTTCGGCATCTCTTACTTATATTAAAAAAAGGATGGTGGATTTTCATACAGCTGCACCATTTATAGTATCCTCTGCAATAGCTGCACCATTTGGGGCCTTTATCTCACAATCTGTTCCTGATACTACAATATTAAGCACATTCAGTCTGGTAGTTGCATTGGCAGGTATCACTGTTATATTTTCAAAGAGGGTCGGAAATACGGAAAGTGAAGTTAAGGCCAGCCGAAAAGCACGCTTCATCATCGGTATCATTTTGGGCTTGTTTATCGGAACAGTTGCAGGAATGCTTGGCATTGGTGGCGGTACATTTCTGGTTCCTATCTTGCTGCTTCTGGGATTTGGAATAAAGAGTGCACCTGCAACATCTGCATTAGTTGTTCTCTTCTCTTCTCTTTCCGGTTTTCTCTCCCATATTGGTAGTTTACAGATCGATCTTTCACTTCTTGCTGCCATGGGATTTACAGCACTGGTGGGAGGGCAGCTGGGTTCCCGTCTGATGTATCTTCGGCATGACAGGCTCCGTTCATTTTTTGAAAAATATTTCAGCAAGATGCTTGGGATAGTGCTCCTGCTGATAGCAGTGATGCTACAATACTCTCTTATTGGGAAATAA
- a CDS encoding rhomboid family intramembrane serine protease: MSIGLKEEISKFHFLNVNWKDLDIFLLFLFIPSLLLMLFFLPDYMKLDHFILFPLEPKIETLFLSNYIHSSYSHLMKNLVFYLVLMFLIINFETDRNFFIISFLLFSFVLPFIVSFSMVYFIDLPFPVQGYSGIISALVAYLMFAFYRYCKKYYCPKIGHEFVYFLIFLNLFLVLFNLKASIFMYLGISILLLVTAYANRPFFDCISLKLHSFCGSGIKHVSSSFILIYIALIYLILVYFLIGLPLLIPENIVNETGIVNSLGHYTGYIFGLMSALMLEQANKII; this comes from the coding sequence ATGAGTATTGGACTAAAAGAAGAGATCAGTAAATTCCATTTTTTGAATGTAAACTGGAAGGACCTGGACATCTTTCTTTTATTTCTTTTTATACCATCTCTTTTGTTGATGTTATTTTTCCTGCCGGACTACATGAAGCTTGACCATTTCATTCTATTTCCGCTGGAACCAAAGATCGAAACACTTTTTTTGTCCAATTATATCCATTCCTCATATTCTCATCTGATGAAGAACCTGGTCTTTTATCTGGTCCTCATGTTCCTGATAATTAATTTTGAAACCGATAGGAATTTTTTCATCATATCATTCTTGCTATTTTCTTTCGTACTTCCATTTATTGTTTCATTTTCAATGGTATATTTTATAGACCTTCCATTTCCTGTTCAGGGATATTCAGGAATTATAAGTGCACTGGTAGCTTACCTGATGTTTGCTTTTTACAGGTATTGCAAAAAATATTATTGTCCTAAAATAGGGCACGAGTTCGTTTATTTTTTGATATTTTTGAACTTGTTCCTGGTACTTTTCAATTTAAAGGCTTCTATTTTTATGTACCTTGGAATTTCTATACTTCTGCTGGTAACTGCTTATGCTAATCGTCCGTTCTTTGATTGTATTTCCCTGAAACTCCATTCATTTTGTGGATCCGGTATAAAGCATGTTTCATCGAGTTTCATTCTTATCTATATCGCACTTATTTATCTCATTCTTGTATATTTTCTGATAGGTCTGCCCTTGCTGATCCCTGAAAACATCGTAAATGAAACAGGCATTGTGAACAGCCTGGGCCATTATACGGGTTATATATTTGGGTTAATGTCCGCTCTTATGCTTGAACAGGCGAATAAGATAATTTAA
- a CDS encoding TrkA family potassium uptake protein, which yields MMTNEHLIVLGYGDVGKNIVEVFVENDVHFIVVDKNEVAFSNVEFEHIIGDGTDEAVLKQAGIEKASTVIITLNTDTEVIFATLMARGLKPDCIIFSRANSVNSIDKLYKAGADYVASLSIVSGQLLAKITSKCTRSECYQLYEEIVLYEGIEIEKFQLKEGSSMVDNSIGELDLVNKFDCKIIGVERKGLVTVSLPSSFVLNVGDTIAVVGNREHVEKFRNIFIKQD from the coding sequence ATGATGACAAATGAACATTTGATCGTACTTGGCTATGGTGATGTTGGCAAAAATATAGTTGAAGTATTTGTTGAGAACGATGTTCATTTCATCGTAGTTGATAAAAATGAGGTTGCATTTTCAAATGTCGAGTTTGAGCATATCATTGGTGATGGGACCGATGAAGCTGTCCTCAAGCAGGCAGGTATTGAGAAAGCATCTACTGTGATCATTACGCTGAATACTGATACCGAAGTTATCTTTGCAACTCTTATGGCACGTGGCCTAAAGCCTGATTGCATCATTTTCTCCCGTGCAAATTCTGTGAACTCCATTGATAAGCTATACAAGGCCGGAGCAGATTACGTAGCTTCACTTTCCATCGTATCAGGTCAGCTGCTTGCCAAGATCACATCCAAATGCACCCGTTCGGAATGTTATCAGCTTTATGAGGAGATCGTACTCTATGAAGGTATAGAGATCGAAAAGTTCCAGCTTAAGGAAGGTTCCAGTATGGTTGACAATAGTATAGGGGAACTTGATCTCGTCAATAAATTTGACTGCAAGATCATAGGTGTGGAAAGAAAAGGCTTAGTGACTGTCTCTCTTCCTTCTTCCTTCGTGCTGAATGTGGGCGATACGATCGCTGTGGTGGGAAACAGGGAGCATGTCGAGAAGTTCAGGAATATTTTTATTAAACAGGATTGA